In Spirochaetota bacterium, the following are encoded in one genomic region:
- a CDS encoding HEAT repeat domain-containing protein, which produces MSRTRDTITDLIRQLRDPAGTDREEVAARILRHAREAVPVLVRALDDDDAAFCETAAWVLSRAGAAAVPPLEKALSDESARMRSGAAELLGILHARRSVEPLLRALLDPDAGVRQNVAWALTRLGRPAIPSLVRMLGHPGMLAREQAAWCLAGIGKPSVRPLVDALPSLGDDTRREALSILGRIGADARPALIGLLASPFPDVRRDALLSVAEQEGDAAMKRLFPLLMDRDHRVRAAAESYFAHTGGIGAEFLLGRLEKSDDAVRDALYGVLARTGAGSTERLIATLAHREPDIRRRIARILGLIGDRAAVEALCGAAARDADPLVRDMAAWALGSIGDEGAIPTLIDVLADPGMGVQRSQAAAALARFPAARYMEPVLPLLAHEHPLVRMRAALAVGRAGDARAAPALLRALEAERDAQVRVRIIVSLGECGDPAARPALTTLYARDPVHWSVIREALGKIRLCT; this is translated from the coding sequence ATGTCCCGCACCCGCGACACCATCACGGACCTCATCCGGCAGCTGCGCGACCCGGCCGGGACCGACCGCGAAGAGGTCGCGGCGCGGATTCTCCGGCACGCGCGCGAGGCCGTCCCGGTCCTCGTACGCGCGCTGGACGACGACGATGCGGCATTTTGCGAGACCGCGGCATGGGTCCTGTCCCGCGCGGGCGCGGCCGCGGTGCCGCCCCTCGAGAAAGCCCTTTCGGACGAGAGCGCCCGCATGCGCTCCGGCGCCGCGGAGCTCCTGGGCATACTTCACGCGCGCCGTTCGGTCGAACCGCTCCTGCGCGCGCTTCTCGATCCGGACGCCGGGGTCCGGCAGAACGTAGCATGGGCGCTCACCCGCCTGGGGCGCCCGGCCATCCCGTCCCTGGTGCGCATGCTCGGGCATCCCGGGATGCTCGCCCGCGAGCAGGCGGCGTGGTGTCTCGCCGGGATCGGGAAACCATCGGTAAGGCCGCTCGTGGATGCGCTTCCCTCCCTGGGCGACGACACACGCAGGGAAGCGCTTTCCATCCTGGGACGCATTGGGGCCGATGCGCGTCCGGCCCTTATCGGGCTCCTGGCCAGTCCGTTCCCCGACGTGCGCAGGGACGCGCTCCTGTCGGTGGCGGAGCAGGAGGGCGATGCTGCCATGAAGCGCCTGTTTCCCCTGCTCATGGACCGTGACCACAGGGTGCGCGCGGCCGCGGAATCGTATTTCGCGCACACCGGCGGCATCGGCGCCGAATTTTTATTGGGCAGGCTCGAAAAAAGCGATGACGCCGTGCGCGATGCGCTTTATGGAGTCCTGGCGCGCACCGGTGCCGGATCGACAGAACGTCTCATCGCAACACTGGCGCACCGGGAACCGGACATCAGGCGCCGCATTGCGCGCATCCTGGGTCTTATCGGCGATCGCGCTGCGGTGGAAGCGCTTTGCGGGGCGGCCGCCCGGGACGCGGACCCCCTGGTGCGGGACATGGCGGCGTGGGCCCTGGGCTCTATCGGCGACGAAGGAGCCATACCCACGCTCATCGACGTCCTTGCCGACCCGGGGATGGGGGTGCAGCGCAGTCAGGCGGCCGCGGCGCTAGCCCGTTTCCCCGCCGCGCGCTACATGGAGCCGGTTCTCCCCCTGCTCGCGCACGAACATCCGCTGGTGCGTATGCGCGCGGCCCTGGCCGTGGGCCGCGCGGGGGACGCGCGCGCCGCTCCGGCGCTGCTTCGCGCGCTGGAGGCGGAAAGGGACGCCCAGGTGCGCGTGAGGATCATCGTCTCGCTGGGGGAATGCGGCGATCCGGCCGCGCGTCCCGCGCTCACGACGTTATACGCACGCGACCCCGTTCACTGGAGCGTGATCAGGGAAGCGCTGGGAAAGATCAGGCTGTGCACATGA
- the hemW gene encoding radical SAM family heme chaperone HemW, with protein MKAGVYLHIPFCRSKCDYCGFYSVPVDGMEPGARDGLLARYAEKLIVELRARAGEIADTGADTLYLGGGTPSLMGPALAGRLIDAVRGSVDLDKDAEITLECNPEDFTPETLAGYRDAGINRVVLGVQTLRAEEWRFIGRRARLCGEADLRAFMGVPGIAHCVDLIAGIPGGNPEDARGDAHALLDVRPEHVSAYMLSLEKGTPLAARFRSTFESEKSSRDSFEALMDGLVGGGYTHYEISNFALPGFQSRHNLKYWRFLPYLGLGASAHSFTGGMRRYNVQSMDEYVSENGVRLSLDARGANAAAAEFIMTGLRLIEGISVSYFEEMLGFPLPDGVARRFEELKDEGLVERTHDDAGNGIIRLTREGLFRADDVIFRASEPLL; from the coding sequence ATGAAAGCGGGGGTGTATCTCCATATTCCCTTCTGCCGCTCGAAGTGCGATTACTGCGGATTTTACTCCGTCCCGGTGGACGGCATGGAGCCGGGCGCCCGGGACGGGCTGCTGGCGCGTTATGCGGAAAAGCTTATCGTGGAGCTGCGCGCGAGGGCCGGCGAAATAGCGGATACGGGCGCCGATACGCTCTACCTGGGCGGGGGCACCCCCTCGCTCATGGGGCCCGCCCTGGCGGGAAGGCTTATCGACGCGGTGCGCGGGAGCGTCGACCTCGACAAGGACGCGGAAATCACGCTCGAGTGCAACCCGGAGGATTTCACCCCGGAGACCCTGGCCGGTTACCGCGATGCCGGGATAAACCGCGTAGTGCTGGGGGTGCAGACACTCCGCGCGGAGGAGTGGCGGTTTATCGGACGGCGCGCCCGCCTGTGCGGGGAGGCCGACCTCCGTGCCTTCATGGGGGTACCGGGAATCGCGCACTGCGTCGACCTCATCGCGGGGATACCGGGCGGGAACCCGGAGGACGCGCGAGGGGATGCGCACGCGCTCCTGGATGTCCGCCCGGAACACGTTTCGGCCTACATGCTTTCCCTGGAAAAGGGCACCCCGCTTGCCGCGCGTTTCCGCTCTACATTCGAAAGCGAGAAATCCTCGCGCGATTCCTTCGAGGCGCTCATGGACGGGCTGGTCGGGGGCGGCTACACGCATTACGAGATATCGAATTTTGCGCTGCCCGGCTTTCAATCGCGGCATAACCTGAAATACTGGAGGTTCCTGCCGTACCTTGGTCTGGGAGCCTCCGCGCACTCGTTCACCGGGGGCATGCGCCGCTACAATGTCCAATCTATGGATGAGTACGTCAGCGAAAACGGGGTGCGGCTTTCGCTCGACGCGCGCGGGGCTAACGCCGCCGCGGCCGAATTCATCATGACGGGGCTCAGACTCATCGAGGGCATCTCGGTCTCGTATTTCGAGGAAATGCTGGGGTTCCCCCTTCCCGACGGTGTGGCCAGGAGATTTGAAGAGCTCAAGGATGAGGGACTGGTCGAACGAACGCATGATGATGCGGGCAACGGGATTATACGCCTCACCAGGGAAGGGCTCTTTAGGGCGGACGATGTTATTTTTCGCGCGTCGGAGCCGCTGCTGTAA
- the nagZ gene encoding beta-N-acetylhexosaminidase, protein MRKILFSGCLCFCAIVMTCSPEPRRFVDADTLLGRMSLEQKIGQLLMVGVPGNAMSDASRAILEKYLPGGIILYGYNIDQRQGPARYVAALQESSMKYSGIPLFISTDQEGGRVYRITQGVTQFPGNMAFGVVNDTDLIYDASRILGMQLRAAGVNMNLAPVLDVNNNPDNPVINSRSFGSRADVVARMGRFYVKGLQKARCIAVGKHFPGHGDTNRDSHLTLPVITHDMERLASLELNPFDAAIKSGMEVIMTAHISYPTILKSDIPATLSREMLTDLLRTKMGFQGLVITDDLEMHAISKMMGIGEAAVRTIEAGGDIILVSSHGTTVPLVHEALTKAVKSGALPVERVNQSVRRILELKLRYGIMKLENGKAAPDQARYSGRETELLGKADAINAAASAEAIYYRGPETFDALFADKSSKKKIVISPHAVLRAEIAKLNDPAIAVIDAEARLADILPRDGSGALVFYHTDWYIDPQLAGVQGLAQNRRVKLVILATGNPFPVAKQHTVPRVLFSFSNSEESMRQIARTLAGAVKARAKINLAIETPAVEGAAR, encoded by the coding sequence ATGAGAAAAATTCTATTTTCCGGATGCCTGTGCTTCTGCGCCATAGTCATGACGTGCAGTCCGGAGCCCAGGCGCTTCGTCGACGCGGACACCCTGCTGGGACGCATGTCCCTGGAACAGAAAATCGGGCAGCTCCTGATGGTGGGCGTTCCCGGGAACGCGATGTCCGACGCGAGCCGGGCCATTCTGGAAAAATATCTCCCCGGCGGAATCATACTCTACGGCTATAATATAGACCAGCGGCAGGGCCCGGCACGCTACGTCGCCGCGCTGCAGGAATCGTCCATGAAATATTCGGGCATTCCCCTGTTCATCTCCACGGACCAGGAGGGGGGCAGGGTGTACCGCATAACCCAGGGGGTGACGCAGTTCCCCGGCAATATGGCGTTCGGGGTGGTGAACGACACGGACCTGATCTACGACGCGTCGCGCATTCTGGGGATGCAGCTGCGCGCCGCGGGGGTGAACATGAACCTTGCCCCGGTGCTGGACGTCAACAACAACCCGGACAATCCCGTGATCAATTCCCGCTCATTCGGCTCGCGGGCGGACGTAGTCGCCCGGATGGGCCGGTTCTACGTGAAGGGCCTGCAGAAGGCGCGCTGCATCGCGGTGGGCAAGCACTTTCCGGGACACGGCGACACGAACCGGGATTCGCACCTTACCCTGCCGGTCATCACGCACGATATGGAGAGACTCGCGAGTCTCGAGCTCAATCCATTCGACGCGGCCATAAAGTCGGGCATGGAGGTCATAATGACCGCGCATATCAGCTATCCCACGATACTCAAAAGCGACATCCCGGCCACACTTTCGCGCGAAATGCTGACCGACCTGCTTCGTACGAAGATGGGCTTCCAGGGGCTCGTGATCACCGACGACCTTGAGATGCACGCGATCTCGAAGATGATGGGGATCGGCGAGGCCGCCGTGAGAACGATCGAGGCGGGAGGGGACATTATACTGGTATCGAGCCATGGGACCACGGTGCCGCTCGTACACGAGGCGCTCACGAAGGCGGTCAAGTCGGGCGCGCTCCCGGTCGAGCGGGTGAACCAGTCCGTGCGAAGGATCCTCGAACTGAAGCTGCGCTACGGGATTATGAAGCTTGAGAACGGCAAGGCGGCGCCGGACCAGGCCAGGTATTCCGGGCGCGAAACGGAGCTCCTGGGCAAGGCCGATGCGATCAACGCGGCCGCCTCGGCGGAGGCTATTTACTATCGCGGGCCCGAGACCTTCGATGCCCTGTTCGCCGATAAATCTTCAAAGAAAAAAATCGTGATCAGCCCTCACGCCGTTCTTCGCGCGGAGATCGCGAAGCTCAACGATCCCGCGATCGCGGTGATCGACGCGGAGGCGCGCCTGGCCGACATTCTGCCGCGTGACGGAAGCGGCGCGCTGGTGTTCTATCACACCGACTGGTACATCGATCCCCAGCTCGCCGGGGTGCAGGGCCTCGCGCAGAATCGCCGGGTGAAACTCGTGATCCTGGCGACGGGGAACCCGTTCCCGGTCGCGAAGCAGCACACGGTGCCGCGCGTTCTCTTCTCGTTCTCCAACAGCGAAGAATCGATGCGCCAGATCGCGCGCACGCTCGCGGGCGCGGTGAAGGCGCGGGCAAAAATAAATCTCGCGATCGAGACGCCCGCGGTCGAGGGAGCCGCGCGCTAA
- a CDS encoding TIGR00730 family Rossman fold protein translates to MLVKSKKPQKAYKNLDFLASREARTIRILSEYLEPEKRFGDLDVKHTVVFFGSARSGPRKTKTGIEKYYWAAEDLAFRLASFGAELARKNLGFYICTGGGPGIMEAANRGAQRAGSRTIGLNISLPFEQHPNPYISRELNFEFHYFFMRKLWFLYHAKALVVFPGGFGTLDELFETLTLAQTDKLQKDNLPILLYDREYWESIVNFKKLDELGYISHEDLKLFHFCDSPEEGFIYLKPRIEKLINRVTHTVLDE, encoded by the coding sequence ATACTAGTGAAGTCGAAGAAGCCCCAGAAGGCGTATAAAAACCTGGATTTCCTCGCCTCGCGGGAGGCGCGCACCATTCGCATACTCAGCGAATACCTGGAGCCCGAGAAGCGATTTGGCGACCTCGACGTGAAGCATACCGTGGTTTTTTTCGGTTCCGCCCGGTCGGGCCCCAGGAAGACTAAAACCGGAATTGAAAAATACTACTGGGCCGCGGAGGATCTCGCCTTCCGGCTTGCCTCGTTCGGCGCCGAACTCGCCCGAAAGAACCTGGGTTTTTACATCTGCACGGGAGGGGGCCCCGGGATCATGGAGGCGGCCAATCGCGGGGCTCAGCGCGCCGGATCGAGGACGATCGGGCTGAATATCTCCCTGCCCTTCGAACAGCACCCGAACCCCTATATCAGCCGCGAGCTCAACTTTGAATTCCATTATTTTTTCATGCGCAAGCTCTGGTTCCTTTACCACGCCAAGGCGCTGGTGGTTTTCCCGGGCGGGTTTGGCACCCTGGACGAGCTTTTCGAGACGCTCACGCTCGCACAGACCGACAAGCTCCAGAAGGACAATCTGCCGATACTGCTCTATGACCGGGAATACTGGGAATCCATCGTCAATTTCAAGAAGCTCGACGAACTGGGTTATATCTCGCACGAGGACCTTAAGCTGTTCCATTTTTGCGACAGTCCCGAGGAGGGTTTCATTTATCTCAAGCCCAGGATCGAGAAACTGATAAACCGGGTGACCCATACGGTGCTGGACGAATAA